One window of Quercus robur chromosome 5, dhQueRobu3.1, whole genome shotgun sequence genomic DNA carries:
- the LOC126728011 gene encoding uncharacterized protein LOC126728011 — protein sequence MALVQWTKQYLREYHEANDVPPRMLRPQVVVWTPPPMSRYKVNVDCTVFSAQKSEGVGVLIRDPFGQVVAAMSKKINAPLGALEAEAKAFEAGLQFALDVGVHDFILEGDSMLLCNALSGHSLPPSSVASVVRGINMNCGVLSQVNFSHVKRQGNRPAHLLEKYALGIVDFLTWIEENPYFLVQTLIHDVSILCDS from the coding sequence ATGGCGTTAGTGCAGTGGACAAAGCAATATCTACGAGAATATCATGAAGCTAATGATGTCCCTCCAAGAATGTTACGGCCTCAAGTGGTGGTCTGGACTCCTCCTCCAATGTCAAGATACAAGGTTAACGTGGATTGCACAGTCTTTTCGGCTCAAAAATCTGAAGGTGTTGGAGTTTTAATCCGAGACCCTTTTGGGCAGGTAGTTGCTGCGATGAGCAAGAAGATAAATGCACCTTTGGGTGCATTAGAAGCCGAGGCGAAAGCATTTGAAGCGGGCCTTCAGTTTGCTCTGGACGTTGGTGTGCATGATTTTATACTTGAGGGTGATTCCATGTTACTGTGTAATGCACTAAGTGGACATTCTTTACCCCCATCCTCAGTGGCCTCAGTGGTTAGGGGTATAAATATGAATTGTGGGGTTTTAAGCCAAGTGAatttttcacatgttaagaGGCAAGGTAATAGGCCAGCCCACTTATTAGAAAAATATGCTCTAGGTATTGTTGATTTCTTGACTTGGATAGAAGAAAATCCATACTTTTTAGTGCAAACTCTTATTCATGATGTATCTATCTTATGTGATTCTTAA